The following proteins are co-located in the Myroides profundi genome:
- the kynU gene encoding kynureninase, whose protein sequence is MTFENTLAYAKSLDEKDPLAKYRDEFNFPEVNGKQVIYFTGNSLGLQPKRAVEYVNEVMNDWGALAVEGHFYAEKPWWDYHERLSEPLSRIAGAKSSEITVMNTLTVNLHILMTTFYRPTASKYKIICEEKAFPSDQYLIQSQVRLHGLEPKEAIIELKKRPGEHNFRLEDILEKIDEVGEEVALVLIGGLNYYTGQVFDIKTITAHAHQYGAKVGWDLAHAAGNIELKLHEWNVDFAAWCSYKYMNAGPGSASGCFIHERYHTDKDLIRLAGWWGHNKERRFLMEKKFDAVESAHGWQISNPSILSLAPYLASIEMFDEVGMEALITKQREITAYLEFVMEDVAKAVNANYELITPKKEIERGSQLSVFLHGKGKDLFSYLMNEGVIVDWREPNVVRLAPVPFYTSYEDIYRFGEILKKADSLF, encoded by the coding sequence ATGACTTTTGAAAATACACTTGCTTATGCAAAGAGCTTAGATGAAAAAGATCCTTTAGCTAAGTACAGAGATGAGTTTAACTTTCCAGAGGTAAATGGAAAACAGGTTATATATTTTACAGGTAATTCGCTTGGACTACAACCCAAAAGAGCTGTAGAGTATGTCAATGAGGTTATGAATGATTGGGGGGCTTTAGCAGTAGAGGGGCATTTCTACGCAGAGAAACCTTGGTGGGATTACCACGAACGTTTAAGTGAACCATTGAGTAGAATAGCAGGAGCGAAGTCGTCAGAAATTACAGTGATGAATACATTGACTGTTAACCTTCACATACTGATGACTACTTTTTATCGTCCTACTGCTAGTAAGTATAAGATTATATGTGAGGAGAAAGCATTTCCGAGTGATCAATATCTGATACAGTCTCAAGTAAGGTTGCATGGGTTAGAACCTAAAGAAGCTATTATAGAGTTAAAGAAAAGACCTGGAGAACATAACTTTAGATTAGAGGATATATTAGAAAAGATAGATGAAGTAGGAGAAGAGGTTGCTTTAGTATTAATAGGAGGACTTAACTATTATACAGGGCAGGTGTTTGATATCAAAACCATTACAGCTCATGCTCATCAATATGGAGCTAAGGTAGGATGGGATTTAGCTCATGCTGCTGGTAATATAGAGTTAAAGTTACATGAGTGGAATGTAGATTTCGCTGCATGGTGTAGTTATAAGTATATGAATGCTGGGCCAGGTAGTGCATCAGGCTGTTTCATTCATGAACGTTATCATACAGATAAAGATTTGATTCGATTAGCTGGATGGTGGGGACATAATAAAGAACGTCGTTTCTTAATGGAGAAAAAATTTGATGCAGTAGAGAGTGCACATGGATGGCAGATTAGTAATCCTTCTATTCTTAGCTTAGCTCCTTATTTAGCATCTATAGAGATGTTCGATGAAGTGGGAATGGAGGCTTTGATAACAAAACAGAGAGAGATTACTGCTTACCTTGAATTTGTAATGGAGGATGTGGCTAAAGCGGTTAATGCTAATTATGAATTAATCACGCCTAAAAAAGAAATCGAAAGAGGAAGTCAGCTTTCTGTTTTTCTTCATGGAAAGGGTAAAGATCTGTTTTCGTATTTAATGAATGAAGGAGTAATTGTAGATTGGAGAGAGCCTAATGTAGTTAGGTTAGCACCAGTTCCTTTCTATACTTCTTATGAAGATATATATCGTTTCGGAGAGATTCTGAAAAAAGCAGATAGTCTTTTTTAG
- a CDS encoding IS3 family transposase, with protein sequence MKKICQLFGKTRSAYYQSIDRYASQSIKDEIILQEVLNIRATLPRVGTRKLQHMLQERLGSHNISVGRDYLFDLLDSHKMLVRQRKRKAYTTDSRAWRGQYLDLYNGVKVTRPEQFWVSDITYIRLNNTWGYLSLITDAYSHKIMGYSFSLDLTTNGCLQALKMALKNRIYTEKLIHHSDRGCQYCSSVYTKILIENNISISTTQGGEPRDNAIAERVNGIIKGEFDLNYSSLGYQKTIDKIKNSIEAYNQIRPHDSCDRLTPNQAHLKTGILTKRWKNYYKTNKQKQQPVQ encoded by the coding sequence ATAAAAAAAATATGTCAACTGTTTGGTAAAACTCGAAGTGCTTATTATCAGTCAATAGACAGATACGCAAGTCAATCTATTAAAGATGAGATTATTCTTCAAGAAGTTTTAAATATTAGAGCTACTCTACCAAGAGTAGGTACTCGAAAACTTCAACATATGTTACAAGAACGCTTAGGTTCGCACAATATAAGCGTAGGAAGAGATTATCTGTTTGATTTATTAGACAGTCATAAAATGTTGGTTAGGCAACGAAAGCGCAAAGCATATACAACAGACTCCAGAGCTTGGAGAGGACAGTATTTAGACTTGTATAATGGAGTAAAAGTTACTAGACCAGAACAATTTTGGGTAAGTGACATCACCTATATCAGGTTAAATAATACTTGGGGCTATTTAAGTTTAATCACAGATGCTTATTCTCATAAAATAATGGGCTATAGTTTTAGCTTAGATTTAACTACTAATGGATGCTTACAAGCCTTGAAAATGGCATTAAAGAACAGGATTTATACAGAGAAACTTATTCATCATTCAGATCGAGGATGTCAATACTGCAGTAGTGTTTATACTAAAATACTGATAGAAAACAACATATCTATTAGTACAACACAAGGTGGTGAACCAAGAGATAATGCAATAGCTGAGCGTGTAAATGGTATAATTAAAGGTGAATTTGATTTAAACTATTCAAGTTTAGGTTATCAAAAAACGATTGATAAAATTAAGAATAGTATAGAAGCTTATAACCAAATTAGACCTCATGATAGTTGTGATAGGTTAACTCCAAATCAAGCTCATTTAAAGACAGGTATTCTAACTAAGAGATGGAAGAATTATTACAAGACTAATAAACAAAAACAACAACCTGTGCAGTAA
- a CDS encoding 3-phosphoshikimate 1-carboxyvinyltransferase: MNIKLLKSKVEHDKTLVISGSKSESNRLLILQELFPSLTIGNVSDSDDVCAMQGALASTGDVVDIHHAGTTMRFLTAYYSLCSTRELTLTGSSRMQERPIGVLVEALRQLGADITYSKKEGYPPLHIKGQIAIGGKVELPADVSSQYITALLLVGTRLKNGIELHLVGNITSRPYIEMTLQLLSQLGVESSFNGNIISVKPLVKASTEQFTVESDWSSASYFYSFVALSPIGTTMQLKSYKEDSLQGDSQVSQLYTILGVETTYLEDYTIKLEKVRETDFEFKADLIETPDLAQTIAVTCFGLGIRCEMTGLHTLKIKETDRLVALQNELTKLGGVVDITEESIVVHPSKGMREGIEIETYQDHRMAMAFAPLSLKGEVTILEAEVVTKSFINYWDCLAEIGVNIVKK, encoded by the coding sequence GTGAATATTAAGCTGTTAAAAAGTAAAGTAGAGCATGACAAGACGCTTGTTATCTCTGGTAGTAAATCCGAAAGCAATAGATTATTAATATTGCAAGAGTTGTTTCCATCTTTAACGATAGGGAATGTATCTGATTCTGATGATGTATGTGCCATGCAAGGTGCATTAGCATCTACGGGTGATGTAGTAGATATACATCACGCGGGGACTACTATGCGATTTTTGACAGCTTATTATTCGTTGTGTAGTACTCGTGAGCTTACTCTGACAGGGAGTAGTCGTATGCAAGAAAGACCTATCGGTGTACTAGTGGAAGCACTAAGACAGTTAGGGGCTGATATCACATATAGTAAGAAAGAGGGATATCCTCCACTTCATATAAAAGGCCAAATCGCAATAGGAGGTAAGGTAGAATTACCTGCGGATGTGAGTAGTCAGTATATCACAGCACTATTATTAGTAGGGACTAGGTTAAAGAATGGAATAGAATTACACTTGGTAGGTAATATTACTTCTCGTCCTTATATAGAGATGACTCTACAGTTGTTAAGCCAATTAGGAGTGGAGAGCTCTTTTAATGGGAACATCATTAGTGTAAAACCTTTAGTCAAGGCTAGTACAGAACAGTTTACAGTAGAATCAGATTGGTCATCTGCCTCTTACTTCTATTCTTTTGTAGCACTGTCACCTATAGGAACGACTATGCAACTGAAGAGTTATAAAGAGGATAGCTTACAAGGAGATAGTCAAGTAAGTCAACTGTATACTATACTAGGTGTAGAGACTACATACTTAGAAGACTATACCATAAAATTAGAAAAAGTAAGAGAGACAGACTTTGAGTTTAAAGCAGATTTGATAGAGACTCCTGATTTGGCACAGACTATAGCTGTGACTTGTTTTGGTTTAGGCATTCGTTGTGAAATGACTGGACTACATACTTTAAAAATAAAAGAGACAGATCGCTTAGTGGCTTTACAGAATGAGCTAACTAAATTAGGTGGTGTGGTTGATATCACAGAAGAATCTATTGTTGTTCACCCTTCTAAAGGGATGAGAGAAGGAATAGAGATTGAAACTTATCAAGACCATAGAATGGCTATGGCTTTTGCTCCATTATCTCTGAAAGGAGAGGTTACTATTTTAGAAGCAGAGGTTGTAACTAAGTCATTTATAAATTACTGGGATTGTTTGGCTGAAATCGGTGTAAATATTGTTAAAAAATAG
- a CDS encoding transposase: protein MGREPKNKERYHLKFIEQIVQEIENGASQNSVIREYSLNKSTLNRWVKKYASPEYHATRKNKVYSESLKRQVVHSITEHHMTAQEACIMYGVESISTINNWLLVNYNKNIDICNEIVIPSLMEEKTSNTESLEIKALKKALSEAQFKIVALNTLIDVAEKSLDIDIRKKSGSKQLKK, encoded by the coding sequence ATGGGAAGAGAACCAAAAAACAAAGAGCGTTATCATTTAAAATTCATAGAACAAATAGTTCAAGAAATAGAGAATGGAGCAAGTCAAAATTCGGTAATTCGCGAGTATAGCCTAAATAAATCTACGCTAAATCGTTGGGTTAAGAAATATGCAAGTCCCGAGTATCATGCTACACGTAAGAATAAAGTTTATTCAGAAAGCCTTAAACGTCAAGTAGTTCATAGTATTACAGAACACCATATGACAGCACAAGAAGCCTGTATAATGTATGGTGTAGAAAGTATAAGTACAATAAATAACTGGTTGTTAGTTAATTATAATAAAAACATAGATATTTGTAATGAAATTGTTATTCCGTCACTTATGGAAGAAAAAACATCCAATACAGAATCTTTAGAAATTAAAGCTTTAAAAAAGGCTTTATCAGAGGCACAATTTAAGATAGTAGCTTTAAATACATTGATAGATGTAGCAGAGAAAAGTTTGGATATTGATATCAGAAAAAAGTCTGGTTCCAAGCAGTTGAAGAAGTAA
- a CDS encoding FAD-dependent oxidoreductase has product MVKDVSIVGSGLVGVVLAISLKKKGYTVTVYDKSEDIRNIDFRGRSINLALSDRGWRILKELGIEDEVRELGIPMSERAIHTEDGNVKYQPYSIKGDSIWAISRGGLNKDLISIAEREGVLFKFDTPIWDVNLKEGILYTAEKESDQWNEIKTDLIFGADGAYSRVRSKMQKQSRFEYQQSYLHLGYKELRIEAMPNGEHQLSKNAFHIWPRKDFMFIALANVDGSFTCTLFMPYEGEVSFNTVQTDEEIRKFFSFYFKDVDALIPNYLEQFRENPVNSLVTMKCFPWVSEDKVALIGDAAHAVVPFYGQGLNAGLEDVYVLNQIINQVGSGSWFDVLKKYQEERKPNGDAIAELSYRNFREMSEDTADDMFLLRKKIEAKFAAKYPSLWLPLYDRVTFSTESYVSALAEGDRQAGIMDEVMKMDEIIHKWDSEEVMNKIKSLL; this is encoded by the coding sequence ATGGTAAAAGATGTCTCAATAGTTGGTAGTGGATTAGTAGGTGTGGTGTTGGCAATCAGCTTAAAAAAGAAAGGCTATACAGTAACAGTATATGATAAGAGTGAGGATATTCGAAATATAGATTTTAGAGGAAGGTCTATTAATTTAGCTTTATCAGATCGAGGGTGGCGCATATTAAAAGAATTAGGAATAGAAGATGAGGTAAGGGAACTAGGTATCCCAATGTCTGAAAGAGCAATCCATACTGAGGATGGAAATGTCAAATATCAACCTTATAGTATAAAAGGAGATTCAATATGGGCAATCTCGAGAGGAGGGTTAAATAAAGATTTGATTTCTATTGCAGAAAGAGAAGGTGTGTTATTTAAGTTTGATACTCCTATATGGGATGTTAATCTAAAAGAAGGGATCTTATATACAGCAGAGAAAGAGAGTGATCAGTGGAATGAGATTAAAACTGATTTGATCTTTGGTGCTGATGGTGCATATTCTAGAGTCAGATCTAAAATGCAAAAACAAAGTAGATTCGAATATCAACAATCATATCTACATTTAGGATATAAAGAACTTCGTATAGAAGCAATGCCTAATGGAGAACATCAGTTATCTAAGAATGCATTTCATATTTGGCCAAGAAAAGACTTTATGTTTATTGCTTTGGCGAATGTTGATGGTTCTTTTACTTGTACATTATTTATGCCTTATGAAGGGGAAGTCTCTTTTAATACTGTTCAAACGGATGAGGAAATTAGAAAGTTCTTTAGTTTTTACTTTAAGGATGTAGACGCTTTGATACCAAATTATTTGGAACAATTTAGAGAGAACCCTGTGAATTCATTGGTTACAATGAAGTGCTTTCCTTGGGTGTCTGAAGATAAGGTCGCTCTTATCGGTGATGCCGCACATGCAGTAGTTCCTTTTTATGGGCAAGGATTAAATGCGGGATTGGAAGATGTATATGTGTTAAATCAAATAATAAATCAGGTAGGAAGTGGTAGTTGGTTTGATGTATTAAAAAAATACCAAGAAGAAAGAAAGCCTAATGGAGATGCTATAGCAGAGCTGTCTTATCGCAACTTTAGAGAGATGAGTGAGGATACGGCTGATGATATGTTCTTGTTAAGAAAAAAGATCGAGGCAAAATTTGCAGCTAAGTACCCTAGTCTGTGGTTACCTTTATATGATAGGGTTACATTTAGTACAGAAAGTTATGTATCAGCTTTAGCAGAAGGGGATAGACAGGCAGGTATTATGGATGAGGTCATGAAAATGGATGAGATTATACACAAATGGGATAGTGAAGAAGTGATGAATAAGATAAAGTCTCTTCTATAA
- a CDS encoding agmatinase family protein, with amino-acid sequence MSTKQNKIDNFDPSQPGLADATIYGLPFTAEESEIIVVPAPWEVTVSYGAGASEGPEAILEASYQVDLLHQQYPDLWKLGIYIDEAPEHWATDSAKYKEMAQPIIEALENGENIADLPELQKDLDTINAVCDKFHKEVEEKVSYWMTKGKRVVLLGGDHSTPFGYYNALAKHHDAFGILHFDAHMDLRDAYEGFTYSHASIMFNTLKLPQVKTIVQVGIRDFCEQEVATVVEADGRVLVHTDADLKKDEFEGMSWKDKCDQIIASLPEKVAISFDIDALLAWYCPNTGTPVPGGLTYEQATYMITRLSESNKLIIGMDLVEVAPGEDDWDGNVGARLLFHMCGAFAKSQGLAVGQKIEFKK; translated from the coding sequence ATGTCAACTAAACAAAATAAGATAGATAATTTCGATCCATCTCAACCAGGGTTAGCAGATGCGACGATATATGGATTGCCTTTTACAGCAGAGGAAAGTGAGATTATAGTGGTACCAGCACCATGGGAAGTAACAGTAAGTTATGGAGCAGGGGCGTCAGAAGGGCCAGAAGCTATATTAGAAGCTTCTTATCAAGTAGACTTATTACACCAACAATATCCTGATTTATGGAAATTGGGTATTTATATAGATGAAGCTCCAGAACATTGGGCAACAGATAGTGCGAAGTATAAAGAAATGGCTCAGCCAATCATTGAAGCACTTGAGAATGGTGAGAACATTGCAGACTTACCAGAGTTACAAAAAGATTTAGATACAATCAATGCAGTATGTGATAAATTTCACAAAGAAGTAGAAGAGAAAGTATCTTACTGGATGACAAAAGGAAAACGCGTAGTATTATTAGGAGGAGATCACAGTACTCCATTTGGATATTACAATGCTTTAGCAAAACATCACGATGCTTTTGGTATTTTACACTTTGATGCACATATGGATTTAAGAGATGCTTATGAAGGGTTTACTTATTCTCATGCGTCTATTATGTTCAATACTTTAAAATTACCTCAAGTAAAGACAATTGTACAAGTAGGTATTCGTGATTTCTGTGAGCAAGAAGTAGCAACAGTAGTAGAAGCTGATGGTAGAGTGTTAGTACATACTGATGCAGATTTGAAGAAAGATGAATTTGAAGGGATGAGTTGGAAAGATAAATGTGATCAAATCATCGCTTCATTACCTGAGAAAGTAGCTATTAGTTTTGATATTGACGCTTTATTAGCTTGGTATTGTCCAAATACAGGAACACCAGTACCAGGAGGATTAACTTATGAGCAAGCAACTTATATGATTACTCGTTTATCAGAATCTAATAAGTTAATTATAGGGATGGATTTAGTAGAGGTAGCACCAGGAGAAGATGATTGGGATGGAAATGTTGGGGCTAGATTATTGTTCCATATGTGTGGAGCATTTGCAAAATCACAAGGCTTAGCAGTAGGACAAAAGATAGAGTTTAAAAAATAA
- the queA gene encoding tRNA preQ1(34) S-adenosylmethionine ribosyltransferase-isomerase QueA has translation MKLSNFNFDLPEELLAEFPAENRDEARLMVVDRKTGTIEHKLFKDLIDYFDEGDVMVLNNTKVFPARLYGNKEKTGARIEVFLLRELNAEQRLWDVLVDPARKIRIGNKLYFGDDDSLVAEVIDNTTSRGRTLRFLYDGSYEEFRFKLQELGETPIPKYINREVVPEDAERYQTIYATEEGAVAAPTAGLHFSKHLLKRLEIKGVEFANVTLHIGLGTFNPVEVEDLSKHKMDSEEMFVNQEACDIVNAAKERKNRVCAIGTTSMRALESSVSSSQTLNPFVGWTNKFIFPPYDFSIADCMVTNFHMPKSTLLMMISAFCGHDLMMKAYKEAVEEKYKFYSYGDAMLIL, from the coding sequence ATGAAGTTATCAAACTTTAATTTTGATTTGCCTGAAGAATTATTGGCAGAGTTTCCAGCAGAGAACAGAGATGAGGCACGCCTAATGGTAGTAGATCGTAAAACTGGGACGATAGAGCACAAATTATTCAAGGATTTAATTGACTATTTTGACGAGGGAGATGTGATGGTGTTAAATAACACGAAAGTATTTCCTGCACGTTTATACGGTAATAAAGAAAAAACAGGTGCGAGAATTGAAGTATTCTTGTTGCGTGAGTTAAATGCTGAACAACGTTTATGGGATGTATTAGTAGACCCAGCTCGTAAAATACGTATCGGTAATAAATTATACTTCGGTGATGATGATTCATTAGTAGCTGAAGTAATTGATAATACAACTTCTAGAGGAAGAACTTTACGTTTCTTATACGATGGTTCTTACGAAGAGTTTAGATTTAAATTACAAGAATTAGGAGAAACTCCGATTCCTAAGTACATTAATCGTGAAGTAGTGCCAGAAGATGCTGAGCGTTACCAAACTATCTATGCTACTGAAGAAGGAGCTGTAGCTGCACCAACAGCAGGATTACACTTCTCTAAACACTTATTAAAACGTTTAGAGATAAAAGGTGTTGAATTTGCTAATGTAACATTACATATCGGTTTAGGTACTTTCAACCCAGTAGAGGTAGAAGATTTATCTAAACACAAGATGGATTCAGAAGAGATGTTTGTGAATCAAGAAGCTTGTGATATTGTAAACGCAGCTAAAGAGAGAAAGAATAGAGTATGTGCTATCGGTACAACAAGTATGCGTGCATTAGAAAGTTCTGTTTCTTCTAGTCAAACGTTAAACCCATTCGTGGGATGGACAAATAAATTTATTTTCCCTCCTTATGATTTCAGTATCGCTGATTGTATGGTGACTAACTTCCACATGCCTAAGTCAACATTATTAATGATGATCTCTGCATTCTGTGGACATGACTTAATGATGAAAGCTTATAAAGAAGCTGTAGAAGAGAAATATAAATTCTACTCTTACGGAGATGCAATGTTGATTCTGTAA
- a CDS encoding nucleotide pyrophosphohydrolase, whose protein sequence is MNIQDAQLAVDNWIKEHGVRYFNELTNMAQLTEEVGEVARIIARRYGEQSEKESDKNKDLGEELADVVFVVMCLANQTGVNLQEAFDKKMDLKTKRDHDRHHNNEKLK, encoded by the coding sequence ATGAATATTCAAGATGCACAGTTAGCAGTTGATAATTGGATTAAGGAACACGGTGTTCGTTATTTTAACGAATTGACGAATATGGCTCAGCTTACAGAAGAAGTAGGAGAGGTAGCTCGTATCATCGCTAGAAGATATGGAGAGCAATCTGAAAAAGAAAGTGATAAGAATAAAGATTTAGGCGAGGAGCTAGCAGATGTAGTATTCGTAGTGATGTGTCTAGCGAATCAGACTGGTGTGAATCTACAAGAGGCATTTGACAAAAAGATGGACTTGAAAACAAAGAGAGATCACGACCGTCACCACAATAATGAAAAATTAAAATAG
- the dtd gene encoding D-aminoacyl-tRNA deacylase, with the protein MKVVIQRVTKASVTVEGSVVGNIGQGLLVLVGVEDIDTELDIEWLSGKIVNLRIFEDENGVMNKSVKEVDGEVLLVSQFTLHASTKKGNRPSYIKASKPDFAIPMYEKFIDKLENDLGKRIQTGKFGADMKVELLNDGPVTIVIDSQNKE; encoded by the coding sequence ATGAAAGTAGTAATCCAGCGTGTGACAAAGGCTTCTGTGACTGTAGAAGGTAGTGTAGTTGGTAATATAGGACAAGGACTTTTAGTTTTAGTAGGGGTAGAGGATATTGATACAGAACTAGATATAGAATGGTTATCAGGTAAGATTGTGAATTTGCGTATTTTCGAAGATGAGAATGGAGTGATGAATAAGTCTGTAAAAGAAGTAGATGGTGAGGTATTATTAGTAAGTCAATTCACTTTACATGCTTCTACGAAAAAAGGAAATAGACCTTCTTATATTAAGGCTTCTAAGCCAGACTTCGCTATACCTATGTATGAGAAGTTTATAGATAAGTTAGAAAATGATTTAGGTAAACGTATACAAACAGGTAAATTCGGAGCGGATATGAAAGTAGAATTGCTAAATGATGGACCTGTAACAATCGTAATAGATAGTCAAAATAAAGAATAA
- a CDS encoding metal-dependent hydrolase family protein — MKLKSIIALFVVSTSITFAQTKQVLIENVRILDHKTAALTAPMNVLVSDQKIEKISPSSISVKGKDVTKINGNGKTLMPGLIDVHVHMVFGALTMEQMMSPNATPESLMQNVAVGAHSMLMRGFTSVRDAGGPIFPLKAAIDADKTAGPRIWPSGATISQTAGHGDFRTPNERSRRFFGKPSRAEEMGATFIADGRDEVLTATRENLRFGASQIKVMAGGGTSSAYDPIDVTQYTFDEIKAAVDAAEDWGTYVMVHAYTPRAVQRAIEAGVKSIEHGQMLDEETLKIMAEKKIWLSLQNLMDNNDNMDAQRKEKRKPVLEGQDKVWPLAKQLGVKLAWGTDFLFEPELNKEQNDYILRLQKWFTNAEILKMVTQDNGELLQLSGLRSPYPGKLGVVEENAYADLLLVDGDPLKDLSLIANPEKNFILIMKGGKIYKNTINTKK, encoded by the coding sequence ATGAAATTAAAATCCATAATAGCACTTTTTGTTGTTAGTACTTCTATCACATTTGCTCAGACCAAACAAGTTCTTATTGAGAATGTAAGAATCCTAGACCACAAGACTGCAGCCCTTACTGCGCCTATGAATGTCCTAGTCTCTGATCAAAAAATAGAGAAGATAAGCCCTTCTTCTATTTCTGTTAAAGGCAAAGATGTTACTAAAATCAATGGAAATGGAAAAACACTTATGCCAGGATTAATTGATGTACACGTACACATGGTATTCGGAGCTTTGACTATGGAACAAATGATGTCCCCTAATGCAACTCCTGAAAGCTTAATGCAAAATGTAGCTGTAGGAGCACACAGCATGCTTATGCGTGGTTTCACAAGCGTTAGAGATGCAGGTGGTCCTATATTTCCTTTAAAAGCAGCTATTGATGCAGATAAGACTGCAGGTCCACGTATTTGGCCTTCAGGTGCTACTATCAGTCAGACTGCAGGACACGGAGACTTTAGAACTCCTAATGAGCGCTCTAGACGCTTCTTTGGGAAGCCTTCTCGTGCAGAAGAGATGGGAGCTACTTTTATAGCAGATGGTCGTGACGAAGTACTTACTGCTACTAGAGAGAACCTACGCTTCGGTGCTAGTCAGATCAAAGTAATGGCAGGTGGAGGAACTTCTTCTGCTTATGATCCTATCGATGTTACACAATATACTTTTGACGAAATCAAGGCAGCTGTAGATGCAGCAGAAGATTGGGGTACTTATGTGATGGTGCACGCTTATACTCCTAGAGCAGTACAGCGCGCTATAGAAGCTGGTGTGAAATCTATCGAACATGGACAAATGCTAGATGAAGAGACTCTAAAAATAATGGCTGAGAAGAAGATTTGGTTAAGTCTACAGAACCTAATGGACAACAACGATAATATGGATGCGCAACGCAAAGAAAAACGCAAACCTGTATTAGAAGGACAAGACAAAGTATGGCCATTAGCCAAACAGCTAGGAGTAAAACTAGCTTGGGGTACTGACTTCTTATTCGAACCAGAATTAAACAAAGAGCAAAATGATTATATCCTGCGTTTACAAAAATGGTTCACTAATGCTGAAATCCTAAAGATGGTCACTCAAGATAACGGAGAGTTACTTCAGTTATCAGGATTGCGTAGTCCATACCCTGGTAAACTAGGTGTAGTAGAAGAAAATGCTTATGCAGACTTACTACTTGTAGATGGAGATCCTCTAAAAGATTTATCTCTTATTGCTAATCCTGAGAAGAACTTTATCTTAATCATGAAAGGTGGTAAAATCTATAAAAACACCATCAATACAAAGAAATAA